From Deinococcus aquaticus, one genomic window encodes:
- a CDS encoding translocation/assembly module TamB domain-containing protein, producing the protein MSDDPRRNESGLDAAPAPEAGPDLNPDLKPRPDAPRGRRVWPWVLGVLAALLLVLAFLPTLLGGALLSRFGGDVISADRVGGPLWAPTLGGAQVTLPGVSASAGSVGVSVDAVNPFTRTVRLNVSASGADVRLKLADLLGGTGGGAGGGGGWKVALSGLDVQDSRVSVDGRGINVPDGRFRVTQGQDGRTLLRGATGEGELNADLRVSESGGANVFTVDLDADARVLNHYWPGVTGGRISGQYVIGSGPIRGDLKVTDASLRVPEANFVTVTGVAGTATHRGDLIDLQLAGRGWNGPVTASGGVDLKAQNWRVTANAAPTVAGLAGALGTTGSGGLKLQVTAGGWSTVRVTATAQGAGEVAGVGFRDAAAKYTFLSENGNVATQTNDLSFSAVTSLAGSDQKLAGRWAFGKSGAASLVGAFGQKPLNVNASIDAKNVLTLRGEGLGGPLSGTLALSGVKLNAVLNPTYGAVQARVAVSGTPDDLRATISGAQAGPFSGLSGTAALDRRGLRADLGAARINLNREFRGTWQAQGLSGSGIILSGRGRLDLTGGDVTGQLEATVPGVRDTLAGPLDLNYTRQRGTFRSGAQVLTWNGDSFGVQARELPVAGGLNVTGDVTVTTALKAFGTLRATGAGVTLNATARGTSASLRGSAGGVTVLADTQLQAPYLTTARVQGADIQGVLSVDRGVRFTLTTAGDTARGVIDGDRWDATGRVNLAALRPLVNVDGLGGTLDLNLAAQGGSARVNARALGAGVTGTLTRAGGPLGANLRVTYAGAQAALSGRVYPDVQAQGRVSAQGQTLNLGVTGAYGDLRARVTGQTGPLSFSGVTLPAQPVNLSGTLTPRLTASGTWGDLNVTYDAATGLARVTGQQALTAFGQAGRVQGRATWGPGPGGSFRGAVAASGVLDQYTVALNGPWDDLNVLLSDGEGLRARGTASLPAGRYDVNVSGPLGGGLFVDGNVQGTGLEPRGTVTVTDAQGGRALVQLQGFDNLNVQAQGLTLGGQTLRGNLSAVNGVLSGSLKAGPLDVRAVNGQLRVSGELAGQTILATGKVTLPATLENLNLSVTGPYFAAQAGGNVANLRGTLTLKAQSYGSGAATLSVPAQSFPLSGSLTGARVSVGGLTYRGGMWSGALGARYALSGQPGTLRVLGEAARLVVAPTGPVAGRVTVLPALGGAVSADLTAVRALLPATVRPEVVAGRLVASLSPTSAVLSTAGTRYLGDPLSLNARVDWAGGLRASGTLTHPGTRIPVRFDGRALTVSGAALDARVLTPVLAGASGRVSLNLTLPDLTGPDPLARASGRADVNVRAGTPGNDQRAQGRVTLARGQLSANLSSSLAGYAVTLRGPLYPQANAALTLDDLRATLTGRADTTLTLRATGAFQGRAVNLTATGTNLTGTDLARRAAVTLSGTLAGAAVNLNARQAAGGASLSDWQTAGSISVADLRPLAGVDGTLNAALSGTLGDLRVQASGAAAGVRFTAPARYVSGVLRVDGAQATLMQSEGTQGSGTQVTVRASGTVLPALKLSARATLNEWLPGTFTAQIGGALARPDVNVQGVLTDGPAGLRAAGSRVRAHLLGRDYRADFTGAALSGGLRGQLGANALGGLLNAALQLNTTYVSGPNVVRLSGPIGWRSGAGFIGRLRAVGDIPGGPLDALLDGTDGGALKVAALIGTGARQARVTGQLPADLPFRPGGTLDLQAFDAGALWGRAAQLTVSGQATLGGATWTALNANFAGRVLDSAGDFTGDLGATYRAGNASLRLSGERVSGGGTLEGGEYRLTLRAGSVQAPLRVARLLPAGLGVDALTVAGTLNATGSLSGGLREVTARTLAVKGVQAQSGPFSLYGQAAYVPRTGTLSADLNGSLRGGLLRASGALPGGLRVTAQRVDSAYLNAASLGKGTLAADVTLRGPVTDPLAQGTLDLRTDALNGHVILSGRVVSPDLNARVDLLGSAGGTLYAQASDLDLARGRVNARVYGTVTSGGSRAALDLRGSWPNLTGTVQAQVAGLNDPVTLSGNGRGGYDLNAGTLGGGTLTLGGGSGSGSGGLIPALGGTLNLTPLPLLGGTGQLTLAGTLGGTLAAPTLAAAVQSAGASAYGVTLEDLSGTLNASLAGLSGTLSQVVPLTVTGAVPADPAVGSGPSPTGTAQGTRAVVTLNGTNLTLDGLRVRAAGSTMQLGGTASLSGPAADLNVASQGTLDGTLKATYRAQALAVSGALSGPQALRAALDVQADPLTGWHGTARVTGGPAGVLTAPLALTVGGAFAHPLVTGSGELLKAGARVVASADGVQLRLVDAPGAKASGAVELRPRSGVWTLLGAASLTRPELSLSVTPSGPLSDPDLLLSVRRGGWRAGGTASLDAADLTVSDGLRDGTLRWTGGQLAVNLPGLTLDTLNLKGVSGLLSASGTVGTDALDGQLTASLSNLSTPYRVPYLDLALGGDLNAAVTLRGGRPSVTGTAALPAGTLNFTAAESAAPSTAQAGAQAGGQWTGRVSGTVSAPLITKVTQTTPVQTTVSATTTGTLGVDVRADGSGLTGQVTATRYPLTLAGQTLNVSGTLGLTGQAFRADLRGSNDMGEAVVAASGGLADLLPALSGPLAVQPTGDGYTVRATLDNVEVQNLKIAPQLSGRVSGEANLRDGGGTFVLRSDNLTVGPKVLPARLEGTQVSGDWRIRGFLGQSEFTAGLGGGELFGQGTLRALPLGAVIGAFAGTSPGEGVVTGLVRFRFPVSDPLAGTASVVAERIRVSSVRGTGTAAVTETLTGTGTLEYARRELRNLNIQLSGAGTWDVRGQYTRERVAVTAQFSNTTFTPALLLVPALAALQPDLKGTLELSAAGTYERPRGLIRAQNITGSVAGLSVSVPAFAGDLPDSGAFTGGGTVLTGGTVGSNGQITLAGQLTLGRLSDTRVNFSGLLAPQVLGSLPNTTVTLAQQTESRWTLSAQSLSAASGTVPAGSLSVTGDLAPRWDLTLAARNFNLPLKVIYGRESTLNADLRAVDDGEAIRISGAADFTRLILGRSNAQATLPAPGQTSVGSTDNTNGRTTDNYVSPLPEELRTFPQAAQPEGTRPARPFLERLSLEDIPIRAVNGIRVDENLVRADFTGSLVVSGTGARPRLTGDIRSQRGFVYLRENEFTLADSTVTFGGENLYPKFNVTATGQVTATLSESRQRVPVKLNLQGEFVTPPGGSALLDLTTTLSCAQDGPACADPTSGAAYSEAELYALVATGVPNLTALPSNLTALGTSAFQTALNVFVLGELERTIAAAFGLDVFRLTPQLGNADGSLGATITLGSYLTRDLYLQYQVDLNGEGLIDAQYSTPDDQFTFRVSTPISGLNLQSIRPSFSAGYNVNGRTNVSLGVESAEQGTTLRFGVTYRIGGR; encoded by the coding sequence GTGAGCGACGATCCGCGCCGGAACGAGAGCGGACTGGACGCCGCGCCCGCACCGGAGGCGGGGCCTGATCTGAACCCTGACCTGAAGCCGAGGCCGGACGCTCCGCGTGGACGGCGGGTGTGGCCGTGGGTGCTGGGCGTGCTGGCGGCGCTGCTGCTGGTCCTGGCGTTCCTGCCGACTCTGCTGGGTGGGGCGCTGCTGTCCCGTTTTGGCGGGGATGTGATCTCGGCGGACCGGGTGGGTGGGCCGCTGTGGGCGCCCACGCTGGGCGGCGCGCAGGTGACGCTGCCGGGCGTGAGTGCGTCGGCCGGGTCGGTGGGCGTGAGCGTGGACGCGGTCAATCCGTTCACGCGGACGGTGCGCCTGAACGTGTCGGCAAGCGGCGCGGATGTGCGCCTGAAGCTCGCGGACCTGCTGGGCGGGACGGGCGGCGGCGCAGGCGGGGGCGGCGGCTGGAAGGTGGCGCTGTCCGGGCTGGACGTGCAGGACTCGCGGGTGTCGGTGGACGGGCGGGGCATCAACGTGCCGGACGGCCGGTTCCGGGTCACGCAGGGTCAGGACGGCCGGACGCTGCTGCGCGGCGCGACCGGCGAGGGCGAGTTGAACGCCGACCTGCGCGTCTCCGAGTCGGGGGGCGCGAACGTGTTCACGGTGGACCTCGACGCGGACGCGCGGGTCCTGAATCACTACTGGCCGGGCGTGACGGGTGGCCGCATCAGCGGGCAGTACGTGATCGGCAGCGGCCCCATCCGGGGTGACCTGAAAGTCACGGACGCCAGCCTGCGCGTGCCCGAGGCGAACTTCGTGACCGTGACCGGCGTTGCCGGGACGGCCACGCACCGGGGCGACCTGATCGACCTTCAACTGGCGGGGCGCGGCTGGAACGGCCCGGTCACGGCGTCGGGCGGCGTGGACCTGAAGGCGCAGAACTGGCGGGTCACGGCGAACGCCGCGCCGACCGTGGCGGGACTGGCCGGGGCACTCGGCACGACCGGCAGCGGGGGCCTGAAGTTGCAGGTCACGGCGGGCGGCTGGTCGACCGTACGGGTCACGGCGACCGCGCAGGGGGCCGGTGAGGTGGCGGGCGTGGGTTTCCGCGACGCGGCCGCGAAGTACACCTTCCTCAGCGAGAACGGGAATGTGGCGACCCAGACGAACGACCTGAGCTTCAGCGCGGTGACCTCGCTGGCCGGGTCCGACCAGAAACTGGCGGGGCGCTGGGCGTTCGGGAAGTCCGGCGCGGCCTCACTGGTCGGGGCGTTCGGGCAGAAGCCCCTGAACGTGAACGCTTCCATCGACGCGAAGAACGTCCTGACGCTGCGCGGCGAGGGCCTGGGCGGGCCGCTGTCGGGCACGCTGGCCCTGAGCGGCGTGAAACTGAACGCCGTGCTGAACCCCACGTACGGGGCGGTGCAGGCCCGCGTGGCGGTCAGCGGCACGCCGGACGACCTGCGGGCGACCATCAGCGGCGCGCAGGCCGGGCCGTTCAGCGGCCTGTCGGGCACGGCGGCGCTGGACCGCCGGGGGCTGCGGGCCGATCTGGGCGCGGCCCGCATCAACCTGAACCGCGAGTTCCGGGGCACGTGGCAGGCGCAGGGCCTGAGCGGCTCCGGAATCATCCTCAGTGGGCGCGGGAGGCTGGACCTGACGGGCGGCGACGTGACCGGGCAGCTGGAGGCGACCGTGCCGGGCGTGCGCGACACGCTGGCCGGGCCGCTGGACCTGAACTACACCCGGCAGCGCGGCACCTTCCGCAGCGGCGCGCAGGTCCTGACCTGGAACGGCGACAGTTTCGGCGTGCAGGCGCGTGAGCTGCCCGTGGCGGGCGGCCTGAACGTGACCGGCGACGTGACCGTGACCACCGCCCTGAAGGCCTTCGGGACGCTGCGGGCGACCGGGGCGGGCGTGACCCTGAATGCCACGGCGCGCGGCACGTCCGCCAGCCTGCGCGGATCGGCGGGCGGCGTGACCGTGCTGGCCGACACGCAGCTTCAGGCCCCTTACCTGACGACGGCGCGGGTGCAGGGCGCTGATATCCAGGGTGTCCTGAGCGTGGACCGTGGCGTGCGCTTCACGCTGACCACCGCCGGCGACACGGCGCGCGGCGTGATCGACGGCGACCGCTGGGACGCCACAGGCCGCGTGAACCTCGCGGCGCTGCGGCCCCTGGTCAACGTGGACGGGCTGGGCGGCACGCTGGACCTGAATCTGGCCGCGCAGGGCGGCTCGGCCCGCGTGAACGCGCGGGCGCTGGGCGCGGGCGTGACCGGCACCCTGACCCGCGCGGGCGGACCGCTGGGCGCGAACCTGCGGGTCACGTACGCGGGCGCGCAGGCGGCGCTGTCGGGCCGGGTGTACCCGGACGTGCAGGCGCAGGGCCGCGTGAGCGCGCAGGGGCAGACCCTGAACCTCGGCGTGACCGGGGCGTACGGCGACCTGCGGGCGCGCGTGACCGGGCAGACCGGGCCGCTGTCGTTCAGCGGCGTGACGCTGCCCGCGCAACCCGTGAACCTGAGCGGCACCCTGACGCCGCGCCTCACGGCCAGCGGCACCTGGGGCGACCTGAACGTTACGTACGACGCGGCGACCGGACTGGCCCGCGTGACCGGGCAGCAGGCCCTGACGGCCTTCGGGCAGGCGGGGCGCGTGCAGGGCCGCGCGACCTGGGGCCCCGGCCCCGGCGGGTCGTTCCGGGGCGCCGTGGCGGCCAGCGGCGTGCTGGACCAGTACACGGTGGCCCTCAACGGCCCGTGGGATGACCTGAACGTCCTGCTGAGCGACGGCGAGGGCCTGCGCGCGCGCGGCACGGCCTCGCTGCCCGCTGGCCGCTACGACGTGAACGTGAGCGGCCCGCTGGGCGGCGGGCTGTTCGTGGACGGCAACGTGCAGGGCACGGGTCTGGAACCACGCGGCACCGTCACCGTGACCGACGCGCAGGGCGGACGGGCGCTGGTACAGCTACAGGGCTTCGACAATCTGAACGTTCAGGCACAGGGCCTGACGCTGGGCGGGCAGACCCTGCGGGGCAACCTGAGTGCCGTGAACGGCGTGCTGAGCGGCAGCCTGAAAGCCGGGCCGCTGGATGTCCGCGCCGTGAACGGGCAGTTGCGGGTCAGTGGGGAACTGGCCGGGCAGACCATCCTGGCGACCGGGAAGGTCACGCTGCCCGCCACCCTGGAGAACCTGAACCTGAGTGTGACCGGGCCGTACTTTGCGGCGCAGGCCGGGGGGAACGTGGCGAACCTGCGCGGCACCCTGACCCTGAAAGCCCAGTCGTACGGGTCGGGCGCTGCGACCCTGAGCGTGCCGGCGCAGTCGTTCCCGCTGTCCGGGTCCCTGACCGGGGCGCGCGTGAGCGTGGGCGGCCTGACCTACCGGGGCGGAATGTGGTCCGGCGCGTTGGGCGCCCGTTACGCGCTGTCCGGGCAGCCGGGCACGCTGCGGGTGCTGGGCGAGGCCGCGCGCCTTGTGGTCGCCCCGACCGGGCCGGTGGCGGGCCGCGTGACGGTCCTGCCGGCACTGGGCGGCGCGGTCAGTGCGGACCTGACGGCGGTGCGGGCGCTCCTGCCCGCAACCGTCCGCCCGGAGGTCGTGGCGGGGCGACTGGTGGCCAGCCTCTCCCCTACCAGCGCCGTGCTGAGCACGGCGGGCACCCGCTACCTGGGCGACCCGCTGAGCCTGAACGCCCGCGTGGACTGGGCGGGCGGCCTGCGGGCCAGCGGCACCCTGACCCACCCCGGCACGCGCATTCCGGTGCGCTTCGACGGCCGGGCACTGACCGTGAGTGGCGCGGCGCTGGACGCACGGGTGCTGACGCCCGTGCTGGCGGGCGCCTCGGGCCGCGTGAGCCTGAACCTGACCCTCCCGGACCTGACCGGCCCCGACCCGCTGGCCCGCGCCAGTGGCCGCGCCGACGTGAACGTGCGCGCTGGAACGCCGGGCAACGATCAGCGCGCGCAGGGCCGCGTGACCCTTGCGCGCGGGCAGCTGTCCGCGAACCTGAGCAGCTCGCTGGCCGGGTACGCCGTGACCCTGCGCGGCCCGCTGTACCCGCAGGCGAACGCGGCGCTGACTCTGGACGACCTGCGCGCCACCCTGACCGGCCGCGCCGACACGACCCTGACCCTGCGGGCGACCGGGGCCTTCCAGGGCCGCGCGGTGAACCTGACCGCGACGGGTACCAACCTGACGGGCACGGACCTTGCGCGCCGCGCCGCCGTGACCCTGAGCGGCACGCTGGCCGGAGCCGCCGTGAACCTGAATGCCCGGCAGGCGGCAGGGGGCGCCTCACTGAGCGACTGGCAGACGGCCGGGAGTATCAGCGTGGCGGACCTGCGGCCCCTGGCGGGCGTGGACGGCACCCTGAACGCCGCGCTGAGCGGCACGCTGGGTGACCTGCGCGTGCAGGCCAGCGGCGCGGCGGCGGGCGTGCGCTTTACCGCCCCGGCGCGGTACGTGAGCGGCGTCCTGCGCGTGGACGGCGCGCAGGCGACCCTGATGCAGAGTGAAGGAACGCAGGGCAGCGGGACGCAGGTAACAGTACGCGCCAGCGGGACGGTCCTGCCCGCCCTGAAGCTGAGTGCGCGGGCCACCCTGAACGAGTGGCTGCCCGGCACCTTCACCGCGCAGATCGGCGGCGCGCTGGCCAGACCGGACGTGAACGTACAGGGCGTCCTGACGGATGGTCCGGCTGGGCTGCGCGCGGCGGGCTCGCGGGTGCGAGCGCACCTGCTGGGCCGCGATTACCGCGCGGACTTCACGGGCGCGGCCCTCAGCGGCGGGCTGCGCGGGCAACTGGGCGCGAACGCGCTGGGCGGCCTGCTGAACGCCGCGCTGCAACTGAACACCACCTACGTGAGCGGCCCGAACGTGGTGCGCCTGAGCGGTCCTATCGGCTGGCGCAGCGGCGCGGGCTTCATCGGGCGCCTGCGGGCCGTGGGCGACATTCCCGGCGGCCCCCTGGACGCCCTGCTGGACGGCACGGACGGCGGCGCCCTGAAGGTCGCGGCCCTGATCGGCACGGGCGCGCGGCAGGCCCGCGTGACCGGGCAACTTCCGGCGGATCTTCCCTTCCGGCCCGGCGGCACCCTGGACCTTCAGGCCTTCGACGCGGGCGCCCTGTGGGGCCGCGCCGCACAGCTGACGGTCAGCGGGCAGGCGACCCTGGGCGGCGCGACCTGGACGGCCCTGAACGCTAACTTCGCCGGGCGCGTGCTGGACAGCGCCGGCGACTTCACGGGCGATCTGGGAGCCACCTACCGCGCCGGGAACGCCAGCCTGCGCCTGAGCGGCGAGCGGGTCTCGGGCGGCGGCACGCTGGAGGGCGGCGAGTACCGCCTGACCCTGCGGGCCGGGAGTGTGCAGGCTCCGCTGCGGGTGGCGCGCCTGCTGCCTGCCGGGCTGGGCGTGGACGCCCTCACGGTGGCCGGCACCCTGAATGCCACGGGCTCGCTGTCCGGCGGGCTGCGGGAGGTCACGGCGCGCACCCTGGCCGTGAAGGGCGTTCAGGCGCAGAGCGGGCCGTTCAGTCTGTACGGTCAGGCGGCGTACGTGCCGCGTACCGGCACCCTGAGCGCCGACCTGAACGGCAGTCTGCGTGGCGGCCTGCTGCGGGCCAGTGGGGCGCTGCCGGGCGGTCTGCGGGTCACGGCGCAGCGCGTGGACAGCGCGTACCTGAATGCCGCGTCGCTCGGGAAGGGCACGCTGGCGGCGGATGTCACGCTGCGCGGCCCGGTCACGGACCCGCTGGCGCAGGGCACGCTGGACCTGAGGACCGACGCCCTGAACGGTCACGTCATCCTGTCCGGCCGGGTGGTCTCGCCGGACCTGAACGCCCGCGTGGACCTGCTGGGCAGCGCCGGGGGCACGCTGTACGCCCAGGCGAGCGACCTGGATCTGGCGCGCGGCCGGGTGAACGCGCGGGTGTACGGCACCGTGACCAGCGGCGGGAGCCGCGCCGCGCTGGACCTGCGCGGCAGCTGGCCGAACCTGACCGGGACCGTGCAGGCGCAGGTGGCGGGCCTGAACGATCCCGTGACCCTCAGCGGGAACGGGCGGGGCGGCTACGACCTGAACGCCGGAACGCTGGGCGGCGGCACCCTGACCCTGGGCGGCGGGTCGGGCAGCGGGTCGGGCGGCCTGATTCCCGCGCTGGGCGGCACCCTGAACCTGACGCCGCTGCCCCTGCTGGGTGGCACCGGGCAGCTTACGCTGGCGGGTACGCTGGGCGGCACGCTGGCCGCGCCGACCCTGGCGGCGGCGGTGCAGTCTGCCGGAGCGTCGGCCTACGGCGTGACGCTGGAGGACCTGAGCGGCACGCTGAACGCCTCGCTGGCGGGCCTGAGCGGCACGCTCTCGCAGGTGGTGCCCCTCACGGTGACGGGCGCGGTCCCCGCTGACCCCGCTGTGGGCAGTGGACCCTCCCCCACCGGAACGGCCCAGGGCACCCGCGCCGTCGTGACTCTGAACGGCACGAACCTGACGCTGGACGGCCTGCGTGTCCGGGCGGCGGGCAGCACCATGCAACTGGGCGGCACGGCCAGCCTGAGCGGCCCGGCCGCCGACCTGAACGTGGCCAGCCAGGGCACCCTGGACGGCACGCTGAAGGCCACCTACCGCGCGCAGGCGCTGGCCGTGAGTGGCGCGCTGAGTGGCCCGCAGGCGCTGCGGGCGGCGCTGGATGTGCAGGCCGACCCGCTGACCGGCTGGCACGGCACGGCCCGCGTCACGGGTGGCCCGGCGGGCGTCCTGACGGCCCCCCTGGCCCTGACGGTGGGTGGGGCGTTCGCGCACCCACTTGTCACGGGCAGCGGCGAACTCCTGAAGGCGGGCGCGCGCGTCGTGGCGTCGGCGGACGGCGTGCAGCTGCGTCTGGTCGACGCGCCGGGTGCGAAGGCCAGCGGCGCGGTCGAACTGCGCCCCCGCAGCGGCGTGTGGACCCTGCTGGGCGCGGCCAGCCTGACCCGCCCGGAACTGTCCCTGAGCGTCACGCCGAGCGGCCCGCTCAGTGACCCGGACCTGCTGCTCAGCGTCCGCCGGGGCGGGTGGCGGGCGGGCGGCACGGCCAGCCTGGACGCGGCGGACCTGACCGTCTCGGACGGCCTGCGGGACGGCACGCTGCGCTGGACGGGCGGGCAACTGGCCGTGAACCTGCCGGGCCTGACCCTGGACACCCTGAACCTGAAGGGCGTGAGCGGTCTGCTCAGCGCCAGCGGAACGGTCGGCACGGACGCGCTGGACGGTCAGCTGACCGCCTCGCTGTCGAACCTGAGCACCCCCTACCGCGTGCCTTACCTGGATCTGGCGCTGGGCGGCGACCTGAACGCGGCGGTCACGCTGCGCGGCGGGCGTCCCTCGGTGACGGGCACGGCGGCCCTCCCGGCGGGCACCCTGAACTTCACGGCGGCCGAGTCAGCAGCCCCATCAACGGCCCAGGCCGGCGCACAGGCGGGCGGCCAGTGGACCGGCCGGGTGAGCGGGACGGTCAGCGCTCCCCTGATCACGAAGGTCACCCAGACCACGCCCGTTCAGACCACGGTGTCGGCCACGACGACCGGCACGCTGGGCGTGGATGTCCGCGCCGACGGCAGCGGCCTGACCGGGCAGGTGACGGCCACACGCTACCCGCTGACGCTGGCCGGGCAGACCCTGAACGTCAGCGGCACGCTGGGCCTGACCGGGCAGGCATTCCGGGCGGACCTGCGCGGCTCGAACGACATGGGCGAGGCGGTCGTGGCAGCCTCCGGCGGACTGGCGGACCTGCTGCCGGCCCTGAGCGGCCCGCTGGCCGTGCAGCCCACCGGGGACGGGTACACCGTGCGCGCCACGCTGGATAACGTGGAGGTGCAGAACCTGAAGATCGCGCCGCAGCTGTCAGGCCGCGTGAGTGGCGAGGCGAACCTGCGCGACGGGGGCGGCACCTTCGTGCTGCGCTCGGACAACCTGACCGTGGGGCCCAAGGTCCTGCCGGCGCGGCTGGAAGGCACGCAGGTGTCGGGCGACTGGCGCATCCGCGGGTTCCTGGGGCAGTCGGAGTTCACGGCGGGCCTGGGCGGCGGCGAACTGTTCGGGCAGGGCACGCTGCGGGCGCTGCCGCTGGGCGCGGTGATCGGGGCGTTCGCCGGGACCAGTCCGGGCGAGGGCGTGGTCACGGGTCTGGTCCGCTTCCGCTTCCCGGTCAGCGATCCGCTGGCGGGGACGGCCAGCGTGGTCGCCGAACGCATCCGCGTGAGCAGCGTCAGGGGCACGGGCACCGCCGCCGTCACCGAGACGCTGACCGGAACCGGCACGCTGGAGTACGCGCGGCGCGAACTGCGCAACCTGAACATTCAGCTGAGCGGCGCCGGAACCTGGGACGTGCGCGGGCAGTACACCCGCGAGCGCGTGGCCGTGACCGCGCAGTTCAGTAACACGACCTTCACGCCGGCGCTGCTGCTGGTGCCGGCACTGGCGGCGTTGCAGCCGGACCTGAAAGGCACGCTGGAACTCTCGGCGGCCGGGACGTACGAGCGGCCGCGCGGCCTGATCCGCGCGCAGAACATCACCGGGAGCGTGGCGGGCCTGAGCGTCAGCGTCCCGGCCTTCGCGGGGGACCTGCCGGACAGCGGCGCGTTCACCGGGGGCGGCACGGTCCTGACCGGCGGCACGGTCGGTTCGAACGGGCAGATCACGCTGGCCGGGCAGCTCACGCTGGGCCGCCTGAGCGACACCCGCGTGAATTTCAGCGGCCTGCTGGCCCCGCAGGTGCTGGGTTCGCTGCCGAACACCACGGTCACGCTGGCGCAGCAGACCGAGTCCCGCTGGACCCTCAGCGCCCAGAGTCTCAGCGCCGCCAGCGGCACGGTCCCGGCCGGTTCGCTGAGCGTCACGGGGGACCTGGCTCCCCGCTGGGACCTGACGCTGGCCGCCCGGAACTTCAACCTGCCGCTGAAGGTCATCTACGGGCGCGAGAGCACCCTGAACGCCGACCTGCGCGCCGTGGACGACGGCGAGGCCATCCGCATCAGCGGCGCGGCCGACTTCACGCGCCTGATCCTGGGCCGCTCGAACGCGCAGGCCACGCTGCCTGCGCCCGGTCAGACCAGCGTGGGCAGCACCGACAACACCAACGGCCGCACCACCGACAACTACGTGAGCCCGCTGCCGGAGGAACTGCGGACCTTCCCGCAGGCCGCCCAGCCTGAGGGGACCCGCCCGGCCCGCCCGTTCCTGGAGCGGCTGTCCCTGGAGGACATTCCCATCCGGGCCGTGAACGGCATCCGCGTGGACGAGAACCTCGTGCGGGCCGACTTTACGGGCAGTCTGGTCGTGTCTGGCACCGGGGCGCGCCCGCGCCTGACGGGCGACATCCGCTCGCAGCGCGGCTTCGTGTACCTGCGCGAGAACGAGTTCACGCTGGCCGACAGTACCGTCACGTTCGGCGGCGAGAACCTGTACCCGAAATTCAACGTGACCGCCACCGGGCAGGTCACCGCGACCCTCAGCGAGTCCCGCCAGCGGGTGCCGGTGAAACTGAACCTGCAGGGCGAGTTCGTCACGCCGCCCGGCGGCTCGGCCCTGCTGGACCTCACCACCACCCTCAGCTGCGCGCAGGACGGCCCCGCCTGCGCCGACCCGACCAGCGGCGCGGCCTACAGCGAGGCGGAACTGTACGCGCTGGTCGCCACGGGCGTCCCGAACCTGACGGCGCTGCCCAGTAACCTCACGGCCCTGGGCACCAGCGCCTTCCAGACGGCCCTGAACGTGTTCGTGCTGGGCGAACTGGAACGCACCATCGCCGCCGCGTTCGGCCTGGACGTGTTCCGCCTGACCCCGCAACTCGGGAATGCCGACGGGTCGCTGGGGGCCACCATCACGCTCGGGTCGTACCTGACGCGCGACCTGTACCTGCAGTATCAGGTTGACCTGAACGGCGAGGGTCTGATCGACGCGCAGTACAGCACGCCCGACGATCAGTTCACGTTCCGGGTCAGTACGCCCATCAGCGGCCTGAACCTGCAGTCCATCCGGCCCAGTTTCAGCGCCGGGTACAACGTCAACGGGCGCACCAACGTCAGCCTGGGCGTCGAGAGTGCCGAGCAGGGCACCACGCTGCGCTTCGGCGTGACCTACCGCATCGGCGGCCGCTGA